One window of the Capnocytophaga haemolytica genome contains the following:
- a CDS encoding MalY/PatB family protein: protein MNYNFDEVVCRKHTDALKLEALAPRWGREDLLPMWVADMDFKTAPCIIKAIKQRLECEILGYTVPPREWFEAIIQWQARRHNWAIRKEEISYVPGVVPGLAFAVQALTEVGDKVMIQQPVYNPFAEVIKGNGRKIVNCPLMLSNGQYTINYDDFEQKVKGCKLFFLCHPHNPGGRVWTHEELARIAQICKDNDVVVIADEIHADLTFSAYTHIPFATVSEQARENSIVFAAASKAFNMAGLATSYAVIVNPELRRKFKRYVEVNDLNAGNVFAYRTVVAAYTEGEEWLTQMLAYVEANVSYLVNYIQTRIPQLKPIVPQASYLVFIDFSALGLTQAQIKDLCVDKAHLALNDGSIYGEEGKGFMRINLACPRSVVQQALQQLEEALNKQ from the coding sequence ATGAATTACAACTTTGATGAAGTGGTCTGCCGCAAGCATACCGATGCACTTAAATTAGAAGCTTTGGCACCACGCTGGGGCAGAGAAGACCTCCTACCTATGTGGGTAGCCGATATGGATTTCAAAACGGCCCCCTGCATTATCAAGGCGATAAAGCAACGTTTAGAATGTGAGATACTCGGCTATACCGTCCCCCCACGGGAATGGTTTGAGGCGATCATCCAGTGGCAAGCCCGCCGCCACAATTGGGCTATCCGCAAGGAAGAAATATCCTACGTGCCTGGGGTAGTGCCTGGGCTGGCTTTTGCGGTGCAAGCCCTCACTGAGGTCGGTGATAAAGTGATGATACAACAGCCCGTCTACAATCCATTTGCAGAGGTTATAAAGGGCAATGGCAGGAAGATCGTAAACTGCCCCTTAATGCTTAGCAATGGGCAATATACTATCAATTACGACGATTTCGAGCAGAAAGTGAAAGGCTGTAAACTCTTCTTCCTATGCCACCCTCACAACCCTGGAGGTCGCGTATGGACTCACGAGGAATTGGCACGTATCGCTCAGATATGTAAAGACAACGATGTGGTAGTCATAGCAGATGAAATCCACGCCGATTTAACCTTCTCAGCTTATACACATATTCCCTTTGCCACCGTCAGTGAGCAAGCCCGCGAGAATAGCATCGTATTTGCAGCAGCAAGTAAGGCGTTTAATATGGCAGGCTTAGCTACTTCGTATGCAGTGATAGTCAACCCCGAGCTACGCCGTAAGTTCAAGCGTTATGTGGAAGTCAATGATCTCAATGCAGGCAATGTATTCGCATATCGCACTGTGGTAGCAGCCTACACTGAGGGCGAAGAGTGGCTCACCCAGATGCTCGCCTACGTAGAGGCTAATGTAAGCTACTTAGTCAATTACATACAGACGCGTATTCCGCAGTTAAAACCTATTGTACCACAAGCCTCCTACTTAGTATTTATAGACTTTTCAGCCTTAGGATTGACACAGGCACAAATCAAAGACCTATGCGTAGATAAGGCTCATTTAGCCCTAAACGATGGTTCTATCTATGGTGAAGAAGGCAAGGGTTTTATGCGTATCAATCTCGCTTGCCCGCGAAGTGTAGTGCAGCAGGCATTACAGCAGCTTGAGGAAGCCCTCAATAAGCAGTAA
- the rlmH gene encoding 23S rRNA (pseudouridine(1915)-N(3))-methyltransferase RlmH — protein MNIKLIAVGKTDQAALQALINEYQKRLSRYAPFDLQVITDVKNSKSLSEEQQKVKEGELILKSVASTDYLVLLDERGKEYTSVEFSAYIQKVMLSGSKQMTFVIGGPYGFSEAVYRRADAKVALSKLTFSHQMVRLFFVEQLYRAFTILKNEPYHHQ, from the coding sequence ATGAATATAAAACTTATTGCCGTTGGCAAGACGGATCAAGCGGCTTTACAAGCGCTTATCAATGAGTACCAAAAGCGGCTTTCACGTTACGCACCTTTTGATTTACAAGTAATTACAGACGTGAAGAACAGCAAATCGCTCAGTGAGGAACAGCAGAAAGTAAAGGAAGGTGAGCTGATACTTAAATCGGTGGCTTCTACTGATTATTTGGTGCTTTTAGATGAGCGAGGAAAGGAGTACACTTCTGTGGAGTTTTCAGCTTACATACAGAAGGTGATGCTCAGCGGTAGTAAACAGATGACGTTTGTTATCGGGGGGCCTTATGGGTTTTCAGAAGCTGTATATAGGCGCGCTGATGCTAAGGTAGCACTATCAAAGCTCACGTTTTCACATCAGATGGTACGACTGTTTTTTGTAGAGCAGTTATATAGAGCTTTCACCATTTTGAAGAATGAACCTTATCATCATCAATAA
- the carA gene encoding glutamine-hydrolyzing carbamoyl-phosphate synthase small subunit has translation MRFQAKKKAVLLLADGTAFYGKSVGYEGTAFGEVCFNTGMTGYEEIFTDPSYFGQIMVTANAHVGNYGVYSSDRESDGLKIAGLVCRNFSEHYSRPLAEEGLKEYFAKNGLVAICEVDTRALVAYIRDHGTMNAVISTETDDLEALKERLREVPEMKGLELASRVSTKEPYFVGNPEAKYKVAALDFGIKKNILRNLVARDMYIKVFPYNTPLAELKAWNPNGYFLSNGPGDPEPLTEVIAQVKQMIAEDLPIFGICLGHQIIALANGISTYKMHNGHRGINHPVKNLLTGKDEITSQNHGFAVNRAEAEANPNVEITHIHLNDNTVMGLRVKGKKCFSVQYHPEAAPGPNDATYLFDQFVEMITKK, from the coding sequence ATGAGGTTTCAAGCAAAGAAAAAAGCGGTATTGTTGCTCGCGGACGGCACTGCCTTCTACGGGAAGAGTGTTGGTTATGAGGGTACTGCCTTTGGTGAGGTGTGCTTCAACACAGGGATGACGGGCTATGAGGAGATCTTTACCGACCCTTCGTATTTCGGTCAGATAATGGTAACTGCCAACGCTCACGTGGGCAATTACGGCGTTTATAGCAGCGATCGGGAGTCGGATGGGCTGAAAATTGCAGGCTTGGTATGTAGGAATTTTAGTGAGCACTATTCGCGTCCGCTGGCGGAGGAGGGGCTGAAGGAGTACTTTGCAAAGAATGGCTTAGTGGCTATTTGTGAGGTAGATACACGGGCATTAGTGGCATACATTCGCGATCACGGTACGATGAATGCGGTAATCTCTACGGAGACGGATGATCTTGAGGCTTTGAAGGAGAGGCTGCGAGAAGTACCTGAGATGAAGGGCTTGGAGTTAGCTTCGAGGGTATCGACCAAAGAGCCTTATTTTGTGGGTAATCCTGAGGCTAAGTACAAGGTCGCTGCGTTGGATTTCGGCATCAAGAAAAATATCTTGCGCAACTTGGTAGCCCGTGATATGTACATCAAAGTATTTCCGTACAACACGCCTTTGGCTGAGCTTAAAGCGTGGAACCCCAATGGCTATTTCTTGTCTAATGGGCCTGGCGACCCCGAACCGCTCACCGAGGTGATTGCCCAAGTAAAGCAGATGATAGCAGAAGATTTGCCTATCTTCGGTATTTGCTTAGGACATCAGATTATTGCACTGGCAAACGGGATTAGCACTTACAAAATGCACAACGGTCACCGTGGTATTAATCACCCTGTGAAGAATTTGCTTACAGGTAAAGATGAAATTACCTCACAAAATCACGGTTTTGCTGTGAATAGAGCAGAGGCAGAAGCTAACCCTAATGTGGAAATCACGCATATTCACCTAAACGACAATACTGTGATGGGTTTACGAGTGAAAGGCAAGAAATGTTTCAGTGTGCAGTATCACCCCGAAGCCGC
- a CDS encoding S1C family serine protease, which produces MKNYVSIVSAAFLGGALSLGGYTYLNKKDSKQEALELLSKPAFVQTNYTMQGSKFELNENSFIEAANKTVNCVVHVKNTVKRQGGGTSIFDLLYGNGGSGQTQIGTGSGVIITPDGYIVTNNHVIADATTLEVTLNNNKTYTAKLVGTDVSSDIALLKINADEKLPFLTFADSDNTQVGEWVLAVGNPFNLNSTVTAGIISAKARNISERTSDKIESFIQTDAAVNMGNSGGALVNLNGDLIGINSAISSTTGTYMGYSFAVPSNIAKKVVEDLIEYGNVQRGVLGVRGTDLNSENAKKLGVKETEGFYVDSVEEDSGAGSAGIRKGDVITQIDNVKIHKYSDLSGHIASKRPGDVLKVTYEREGKSKTANITLKKNTTYIVNTLGLEVKNLSDNDQKRFKTKTGVKVTGASQFYEYNNIKVVGKVLLSVNGKTFKDVDELKNIMSSLSANNRNSLELLNDKGEKERFFF; this is translated from the coding sequence ATGAAGAATTATGTAAGTATTGTGTCGGCAGCCTTTCTGGGGGGTGCTTTATCATTGGGAGGATATACCTATTTAAATAAGAAGGACAGTAAGCAAGAGGCGCTTGAGTTGCTTTCCAAACCTGCTTTCGTACAAACGAATTATACGATGCAAGGCAGCAAGTTTGAGCTGAATGAGAATAGCTTTATTGAGGCTGCAAATAAGACCGTGAACTGTGTCGTACACGTTAAGAATACAGTGAAGCGCCAAGGTGGAGGTACTTCGATTTTTGACTTACTGTACGGAAATGGCGGTAGTGGACAGACCCAAATAGGAACTGGATCGGGTGTAATTATTACTCCTGATGGCTACATCGTTACTAACAACCACGTTATCGCAGATGCCACAACGCTTGAAGTAACCCTCAATAATAATAAGACTTATACGGCGAAGCTCGTTGGTACGGATGTGTCGTCGGATATTGCATTGCTTAAGATTAATGCTGACGAGAAACTTCCATTTCTGACTTTTGCGGACTCTGACAATACACAGGTAGGTGAATGGGTGTTGGCAGTGGGCAATCCATTTAACTTAAACTCGACAGTAACGGCGGGGATTATCAGTGCTAAGGCTCGTAATATCAGTGAGCGCACTTCGGATAAGATTGAATCGTTTATCCAGACCGATGCGGCGGTGAATATGGGTAACAGCGGTGGGGCATTAGTGAACCTCAATGGTGATTTGATTGGGATTAACTCCGCTATCAGCTCAACCACAGGTACTTATATGGGGTATTCGTTTGCAGTGCCAAGTAATATTGCTAAAAAAGTTGTAGAAGACCTTATTGAATATGGGAATGTACAACGCGGCGTACTAGGAGTTCGCGGCACGGATTTGAATTCTGAGAATGCAAAGAAGCTGGGTGTAAAAGAAACGGAAGGTTTTTATGTTGATTCTGTTGAGGAAGACTCTGGTGCGGGTAGTGCTGGTATTAGAAAAGGCGACGTGATCACACAGATTGACAACGTGAAGATACATAAATACTCCGACCTGAGTGGGCATATCGCTTCAAAACGCCCTGGTGATGTGCTGAAGGTGACTTACGAACGTGAAGGAAAGAGCAAGACTGCGAATATTACGCTGAAAAAGAATACTACTTATATCGTTAACACTCTGGGCTTAGAGGTAAAGAACCTATCTGATAATGACCAAAAGCGCTTTAAGACTAAGACTGGTGTAAAGGTTACTGGGGCTTCACAATTCTACGAATATAACAACATTAAGGTAGTTGGCAAAGTGTTGCTTTCAGTCAATGGTAAGACGTTTAAGGACGTTGATGAGCTGAAGAACATTATGTCGAGCCTATCAGCTAACAACCGTAACTCTTTGGAACTGCTTAACGATAAAGGTGAGAAAGAGCGTTTCTTCTTTTAA
- a CDS encoding transposase has protein sequence MSCVQLDGSHTRCRQKGESAGYQARKKAITTNSIFLCDNKGQMIAMGSPKAGNHDDLYEIEEVLKEILALLEEAGIEHKGLFLNADAGFDSKSLRDFLESKEIIANIKPNPRNGEQPDVYFDEELYKNRFKIEQANGWLDGYKGLIMRYEYLDVTWIGMLLLGFISKFLKKV, from the coding sequence ATGTCTTGCGTTCAATTGGATGGTAGTCATACACGTTGTCGTCAAAAAGGAGAATCTGCAGGTTATCAAGCAAGAAAAAAAGCCATAACCACAAATAGCATTTTTTTGTGTGATAATAAAGGGCAAATGATAGCAATGGGAAGTCCTAAAGCTGGAAATCACGATGACTTATATGAAATAGAAGAAGTACTAAAAGAAATCTTAGCTTTATTAGAAGAAGCAGGAATAGAACACAAAGGACTGTTTCTCAATGCTGATGCAGGATTTGATAGTAAGTCTCTTAGAGATTTTTTAGAAAGCAAAGAAATTATAGCAAATATTAAACCTAATCCCCGAAATGGAGAGCAACCAGATGTTTATTTTGATGAAGAATTGTACAAAAATAGGTTTAAGATTGAACAAGCAAATGGTTGGCTTGACGGATATAAAGGTTTGATAATGAGATATGAGTATCTTGATGTAACTTGGATTGGAATGCTCCTATTAGGGTTTATCTCCAAGTTCCTCAAAAAAGTTTAA
- a CDS encoding DUF5686 and carboxypeptidase-like regulatory domain-containing protein → MKHLKSIILLILCTLPLVGAAQTHVSGCVIDEDGNPVPYANVLFSKTTIGAYTDENGKFSLYSDKRQRDLEVSMMGYNTKHVHLDKDNTTGLTIVLAGEVLEAVTVVAKPKKAIAKKENPAYTVLQGIWKNKKKRGLQNATAYQYKKQTSTELGVNNLDTLFLQRVLRKDYDTIRRILSEKKYKETFSLPMYLTEKVERVYGNNTLGKKRVDIEAERSQGIVQQGFGLERISRSFDDFDIYENTYMILNKPFTSPLSEFGYGVYLYVLSDTISEGNRNFYRINFFPREDQDLALEGKFLVDAKTFMVKDIQMRTTDKTNINLVRGLSFEKYFTIVNDSIYLPEHEEQEGDFTLLTKKDSEKGLYVKNYITYSDVLLGKPRPDAFYDEQVVQTSKHQFERGDQYWNDNTPDGVDLTKTKRLIQEVGSNHRIKSIGDITDVLTSGYIPIGKYLQYGSFWQTFSHNNVEGYRVRAGFRSFFSTDDRFRVYLYWAYGADDHKSKYGISGKYLISHAPRITIGAGYQSDNLQLGTFVMHDDTDLDFNKTTNFIIARGENYYLTRNHKTQAVINYDMLPNLRLSVFGTYQRLESADTDHFLIAYRNPKTSEVIDHYHNFYTGTSLTFTPGRKIFGYGVEQRYGQKLYSTYILKYSKGVDGVLGSNFDYDKLQLCASKPIPLFGIGIFKATVEAGKTFGTAPLIALSPTPANQSYSTAPNTFVLLDYYDFVTDTYVNGYFEHHFDGFIFNRIPWINKLRLKSLLFARFAYGTLSEKNRAANITNIVWNAPEKLYWEYGFGIENIGLGNFRFIRVDFVWRSDFNDVNGVRNPQFGVRFGIQPTF, encoded by the coding sequence ATGAAGCATCTAAAAAGCATTATATTACTTATACTCTGCACTTTACCCCTTGTAGGTGCAGCACAAACACACGTCTCTGGGTGTGTGATTGACGAGGACGGCAACCCCGTACCTTACGCCAATGTGCTCTTTTCAAAAACTACTATCGGGGCTTATACCGACGAGAATGGCAAGTTTTCACTCTACAGCGATAAACGCCAACGCGACCTTGAAGTATCGATGATGGGCTATAATACGAAGCACGTACACTTGGATAAGGACAACACCACGGGGCTCACCATAGTGCTCGCCGGTGAAGTGCTCGAGGCTGTAACAGTGGTTGCTAAGCCTAAAAAAGCCATTGCTAAGAAAGAAAACCCCGCTTACACCGTCCTACAAGGGATATGGAAAAACAAGAAAAAACGCGGTCTGCAAAATGCAACTGCCTATCAGTATAAAAAACAGACTTCAACAGAGTTGGGTGTCAATAACCTCGATACACTCTTCCTACAACGGGTATTGCGTAAGGATTACGACACCATCCGCCGTATTCTCTCAGAAAAGAAGTATAAGGAAACCTTCTCATTGCCGATGTACCTCACCGAAAAGGTCGAGCGAGTCTATGGCAATAACACTTTGGGTAAGAAACGCGTGGACATTGAGGCAGAACGCAGCCAAGGTATTGTGCAACAAGGCTTTGGACTGGAACGCATCAGTCGCTCCTTCGACGATTTCGACATCTATGAGAACACGTATATGATTCTCAACAAGCCCTTTACCAGTCCGCTCTCTGAGTTCGGCTACGGCGTCTACCTCTACGTGCTGAGCGATACCATCAGCGAGGGCAATCGCAATTTCTACCGCATTAACTTTTTCCCTCGTGAGGACCAAGACCTCGCCTTAGAAGGAAAGTTCTTAGTAGACGCCAAAACCTTTATGGTAAAGGATATACAGATGCGTACTACCGACAAAACGAACATCAACCTCGTGCGCGGACTCTCCTTTGAGAAGTATTTTACCATTGTGAACGACAGCATCTACCTACCCGAACACGAGGAGCAAGAGGGCGATTTTACACTGCTGACAAAGAAAGACAGCGAGAAGGGACTTTACGTGAAGAACTACATCACTTACAGCGATGTGCTATTGGGCAAGCCACGTCCTGATGCCTTCTATGACGAGCAAGTGGTGCAAACAAGCAAACACCAATTTGAGCGCGGCGATCAGTATTGGAACGACAATACCCCCGACGGAGTAGACCTCACCAAAACAAAACGCTTGATACAGGAGGTAGGTAGCAACCACCGTATCAAGTCCATTGGCGACATCACCGATGTGCTCACCTCAGGCTATATCCCCATTGGTAAATACTTGCAATACGGCAGTTTCTGGCAGACTTTCTCACACAATAACGTGGAAGGCTATCGCGTGCGAGCAGGTTTCCGATCGTTCTTCTCTACTGACGACCGCTTCCGTGTGTATCTCTACTGGGCTTATGGAGCTGACGATCACAAGTCTAAATACGGCATCAGTGGCAAATACCTCATCTCACACGCACCACGTATTACCATCGGTGCAGGTTACCAAAGCGATAACCTCCAGCTCGGTACCTTCGTAATGCACGACGATACGGATCTGGACTTTAACAAAACAACTAATTTCATCATCGCTCGTGGTGAGAATTACTACCTCACACGCAACCACAAAACACAGGCGGTGATCAATTACGATATGTTGCCCAACCTACGCCTCTCGGTCTTTGGCACCTATCAGAGGCTTGAATCAGCCGATACGGATCACTTCCTCATTGCCTATCGCAACCCTAAGACAAGTGAGGTGATCGATCATTATCACAATTTCTATACGGGCACCTCACTGACCTTTACCCCTGGGCGTAAGATATTCGGTTATGGCGTAGAACAACGCTACGGACAGAAACTCTACTCTACCTACATATTGAAATACTCCAAAGGGGTAGATGGCGTGTTGGGCAGCAACTTTGATTATGATAAGTTGCAACTGTGTGCCAGCAAGCCCATACCACTTTTTGGTATTGGTATTTTCAAAGCTACGGTCGAGGCTGGGAAAACCTTTGGCACTGCGCCACTGATCGCACTTTCACCAACGCCTGCCAATCAATCGTATTCTACGGCTCCTAACACCTTTGTGCTATTGGATTACTATGATTTTGTTACCGACACTTATGTCAATGGCTATTTTGAACATCATTTTGATGGTTTTATTTTTAATCGTATCCCGTGGATAAACAAACTGCGCTTGAAGAGCTTGCTCTTTGCTCGCTTTGCCTACGGAACGCTCTCGGAGAAAAACCGCGCTGCCAATATCACCAACATCGTGTGGAACGCCCCCGAAAAACTCTATTGGGAGTACGGTTTTGGCATTGAGAACATCGGGCTGGGCAACTTCCGCTTTATACGCGTGGACTTCGTATGGCGTAGCGACTTCAATGATGTCAATGGCGTACGCAACCCACAGTTCGGTGTGCGGTTTGGCATACAACCGACATTCTAA
- a CDS encoding toxin-antitoxin system YwqK family antitoxin, with protein sequence MKRTNYTPSNALSTLILLLIITFTAQSQEAIIPEAASDTLHPANGLYTRYFPDNKTVKTLVNYKNNKKDGECKGYYRTGQLRYLGFYKNDVEDGKFEKYRKDGSLIKRAFYKNGQLNGVYEEYYPNGQVYTRQQYKKGVVQKAEAFYENGKIKKIVALKDGKINGKCKVYNTEGTVIALYLYKDGKKDGEQKVYDDSGKLIKTEIYKAGKRIKTEYQK encoded by the coding sequence ATGAAAAGAACAAACTACACACCAAGCAATGCTTTATCTACACTTATTTTATTACTAATCATCACTTTTACGGCTCAATCACAGGAGGCGATTATCCCTGAAGCAGCCAGCGACACACTGCATCCTGCAAATGGGCTTTACACACGCTATTTTCCTGATAACAAAACCGTTAAAACCCTCGTAAACTACAAGAATAACAAAAAAGATGGCGAATGCAAAGGCTATTACAGAACAGGGCAATTGCGCTACCTCGGTTTCTACAAGAACGATGTTGAAGACGGTAAGTTTGAGAAATACCGCAAAGATGGCTCGCTCATCAAGCGCGCTTTCTACAAAAATGGACAACTCAATGGAGTTTATGAAGAGTATTACCCTAACGGACAGGTATATACACGCCAGCAATACAAGAAGGGGGTCGTACAAAAAGCTGAAGCCTTCTATGAAAATGGCAAAATAAAGAAAATAGTTGCCCTGAAGGACGGTAAAATCAACGGTAAGTGCAAGGTGTACAACACCGAAGGAACTGTCATCGCCCTCTACCTCTACAAAGATGGCAAAAAAGACGGTGAACAAAAAGTGTATGACGACAGTGGTAAGCTCATCAAAACTGAAATCTACAAAGCTGGCAAGCGTATCAAAACAGAATACCAAAAATAA
- a CDS encoding acyl-CoA reductase, translating into MKEIFTQLGQYIGNTAAFENLFARAYEQNSWFTPANLTYACQTWAKTLTEENISQWLSAYDLRAIKPKRVLIVMAGNVPLVGFHDLLCVLASGHQAVVKLSSDDKVLLPHFADYLKEIAPKIGARIEFTEERTANFDAVIATGSNNTARYFEYYFGNKPHIIRKNRHSVAVLTGEETQQQLFALGRDIFQYYGLGCRSVSKLFVPEDYNFDLFFKAIYPYKDLIEEQKYANNYDYNKAVYLMSLFKLLENGFLILKEDTHYGSPIATLFYEYYTDINQLKARLAADAEQLQCVVSSGFSNSEVPFGTTQQPALWDYADGVDTIEFLIELSASSF; encoded by the coding sequence ATGAAAGAGATATTTACACAGTTAGGACAATATATAGGCAATACAGCGGCTTTTGAAAACCTATTTGCACGGGCGTACGAGCAGAACAGCTGGTTTACACCCGCTAACCTTACGTACGCTTGCCAAACGTGGGCTAAGACGCTTACTGAGGAGAACATCAGCCAGTGGCTCTCGGCATATGATTTGCGAGCAATAAAACCCAAGCGAGTGCTGATTGTGATGGCAGGCAATGTGCCCTTAGTGGGCTTTCACGACCTGCTGTGTGTGCTCGCCTCAGGGCACCAAGCAGTAGTAAAACTATCAAGTGATGACAAGGTGCTGCTGCCACACTTTGCCGATTACCTCAAGGAGATAGCTCCTAAGATAGGAGCGCGAATTGAGTTTACCGAAGAGCGCACAGCCAACTTCGATGCGGTGATTGCCACAGGCAGCAACAATACGGCACGCTACTTTGAGTACTACTTTGGCAATAAGCCACATATCATCCGCAAGAACCGCCATTCGGTAGCGGTGCTCACTGGTGAGGAAACTCAGCAGCAGCTCTTTGCCTTGGGTAGGGATATCTTTCAGTACTACGGCTTGGGCTGCCGTAGTGTCTCTAAACTGTTTGTACCCGAGGATTACAACTTCGATTTGTTCTTTAAGGCAATTTACCCTTATAAGGATTTGATTGAGGAACAGAAGTATGCCAATAATTACGACTATAACAAAGCAGTGTATCTTATGAGCCTCTTTAAGCTCTTAGAAAATGGATTTTTGATACTGAAAGAGGACACACACTATGGTTCGCCCATAGCAACGCTTTTTTATGAGTACTACACCGATATTAACCAACTCAAAGCGCGCTTAGCTGCCGATGCTGAGCAATTGCAGTGTGTAGTAAGTAGCGGATTTAGCAATAGCGAAGTGCCCTTTGGCACCACCCAACAACCCGCCCTGTGGGACTATGCCGACGGGGTTGATACAATAGAATTTTTAATCGAGCTTTCAGCCTCGAGCTTTTAG
- the serC gene encoding 3-phosphoserine/phosphohydroxythreonine transaminase, whose translation MKKHNFSAGPSILAPEVFEKASAALLDFEGTGLSVVEISHRSPEFVNIIERARALALEIAGLDDSYTALYLQGGASMQFLMVPYNLLERKAAYIDTGTWANKAQKEAALFGEAEVIASTKAEGYKHIPKNVNVPTDVDYLHITTNNTIYGTEYHALPECKVPLVADMSSDIFSRPLDYTQFSLIYAGSQKNLGASGSTLVIVKKDILGKVSRKLPSMMDYQLHIKSDSMYNTPSTFAVYVNYLVLEWLKAQGGLEAIGKRNAKKAALLYSEIDRNPLTVGYADRADRSLMNVTFNLTDEHTKDLFDSLWKEAGISGIKGHRSVGGYRASIYNAMPIESVQLLVEVLKEFERRA comes from the coding sequence ATGAAAAAACATAATTTTAGTGCAGGACCCTCTATATTGGCTCCTGAAGTATTTGAGAAAGCCTCCGCAGCCCTTTTGGACTTCGAAGGTACAGGGCTTTCAGTGGTGGAAATATCACACCGCAGCCCCGAGTTTGTGAACATCATAGAGCGTGCGCGTGCTCTTGCCTTAGAGATAGCAGGCTTGGACGATAGCTATACGGCACTCTATCTGCAAGGGGGGGCAAGTATGCAGTTTTTGATGGTGCCTTATAACCTCTTGGAACGCAAGGCAGCTTATATCGACACAGGCACCTGGGCAAATAAGGCGCAGAAAGAGGCTGCCCTTTTTGGAGAGGCTGAGGTCATCGCCAGCACAAAGGCAGAAGGCTACAAGCATATCCCTAAGAACGTAAATGTTCCTACTGATGTGGATTACCTCCATATCACCACCAACAACACCATCTACGGTACGGAGTATCACGCATTGCCTGAGTGCAAAGTGCCCTTAGTGGCGGATATGAGCTCCGACATCTTTTCGCGACCTTTGGACTACACTCAGTTCAGCCTCATTTATGCAGGCTCACAGAAAAACTTAGGTGCCTCGGGCTCTACGTTAGTGATTGTGAAGAAAGATATTTTAGGCAAGGTGAGTCGCAAGTTGCCTTCGATGATGGACTACCAATTGCACATCAAAAGTGACAGTATGTACAACACGCCCTCGACCTTTGCGGTGTATGTAAACTACTTAGTGCTCGAATGGCTCAAAGCGCAAGGCGGATTAGAGGCGATAGGCAAGCGCAATGCCAAGAAAGCGGCACTACTCTACAGCGAAATCGACCGCAATCCACTCACCGTAGGCTATGCTGACAGAGCCGATCGCTCGCTGATGAACGTAACCTTCAACCTCACCGATGAGCACACCAAGGACTTGTTCGACAGCCTATGGAAAGAAGCAGGCATCAGCGGCATCAAAGGACACCGCAGTGTGGGTGGCTACCGCGCTTCCATCTACAACGCTATGCCAATTGAGAGTGTACAACTATTGGTGGAAGTGCTCAAAGAGTTTGAACGAAGAGCATAG